The Pseudomonas baetica genome includes a region encoding these proteins:
- a CDS encoding FAD/NAD(P)-binding protein, translated as MVLKKQADILIIGGGLSGTMLAAQLLRLPGQRKILIIEPHAELGRGEAYSAVELGHTLNGNAARMSVDPDNPDDLTQWLTEYIAAGGWPESSEQQVSVSELFPPRGLFGVYVQQRLAEARKVGEQWGSTVEHLCTEVVDLQSDADSVQLTLSDGQLLRGAFAVLATGMFPAARTPQKQSSGLNAAALDPWDVAAMSQLDPQSTVLIIGSGLTMVDAVVSLEQAGHRGPIEVFSRHGLLPHVRRQPPFWVDFLAEDHSIRSPRQLLREVRRHCREAIAQGIDWQAPLDTVRAHIGRLWSQATDVQRRQFVRHVRPWWESHHHRSPPLSAQLVERLQGEGRLRIQAASFKGLETCIEDGVSIRIRRRGEAETGVVHGAALINSSGIEYDWRRVARPLPQQLLARGLVRPGPLALGIAAAIDGAVLNEHGQAANRLFAMGPPLRGMWWESTAVTDVALQAKALAVRLGAEQG; from the coding sequence ATGGTTCTAAAAAAACAAGCAGACATCCTGATCATCGGCGGCGGCCTCAGCGGCACGATGCTGGCGGCGCAATTGCTGCGCTTGCCGGGTCAGCGAAAAATCCTGATCATTGAGCCGCATGCCGAACTGGGTCGGGGCGAAGCGTATAGCGCGGTTGAACTGGGCCATACGCTCAATGGCAACGCGGCGCGGATGAGTGTCGATCCGGATAATCCCGATGATCTGACGCAATGGCTGACTGAGTACATTGCAGCGGGTGGATGGCCCGAGTCTAGCGAGCAGCAGGTGTCCGTCAGTGAATTGTTCCCGCCCCGCGGATTGTTCGGGGTCTATGTACAGCAGCGTCTAGCCGAAGCGCGGAAGGTCGGCGAGCAGTGGGGTTCGACCGTTGAGCATCTCTGCACAGAAGTCGTCGACCTGCAATCCGACGCGGATTCGGTGCAGTTGACGTTAAGTGACGGTCAACTTTTACGTGGCGCATTCGCAGTACTCGCCACTGGCATGTTTCCCGCCGCACGCACCCCGCAAAAACAATCCAGCGGCCTCAATGCCGCCGCCCTCGATCCGTGGGATGTCGCGGCCATGAGCCAACTCGATCCGCAATCGACGGTGCTGATCATCGGCTCTGGCCTGACCATGGTGGATGCCGTGGTTTCGCTGGAGCAGGCCGGGCATCGCGGGCCGATCGAAGTGTTTTCCCGTCACGGCTTGCTGCCCCATGTACGGCGGCAACCGCCGTTTTGGGTGGACTTCCTTGCTGAGGATCACAGCATTCGCTCGCCCCGACAATTGCTGCGTGAAGTGCGTCGGCATTGCCGTGAGGCCATCGCTCAGGGCATTGATTGGCAGGCGCCGCTGGACACGGTGCGTGCACACATCGGGCGACTTTGGAGTCAGGCGACTGACGTTCAGCGTCGACAATTCGTACGCCATGTGCGGCCGTGGTGGGAAAGTCATCACCACCGTTCGCCACCGCTGAGTGCGCAGTTGGTCGAGCGGTTGCAGGGCGAAGGGCGCTTGCGGATTCAGGCGGCTTCTTTCAAAGGGCTTGAGACGTGCATTGAGGATGGTGTGAGTATTCGCATTCGGCGCCGTGGTGAGGCTGAAACCGGTGTCGTTCATGGCGCTGCGCTGATCAACTCCAGTGGCATCGAGTATGACTGGCGTCGGGTGGCGCGACCGTTGCCGCAGCAGTTGCTGGCGCGGGGATTGGTGCGACCGGGGCCGTTGGCGTTGGGGATCGCGGCTGCGATTGATGGTGCAGTGCTGAACGAACACGGGCAGGCAGCGAATCGGTTGTTCGCCATGGGCCCGCCGTTGCGCGGAATGTGGTGGGAGAGTACGGCAGTGACGGATGTGGCGTTACAGGCGAAGGCGTTGGCGGTGCGATTGGGTGCTGAGCAGGGCTGA